A single genomic interval of Festucalex cinctus isolate MCC-2025b chromosome 16, RoL_Fcin_1.0, whole genome shotgun sequence harbors:
- the zcchc4 gene encoding rRNA N(6)-adenosine-methyltransferase ZCCHC4, whose protein sequence is MYYVIDILYNNYPLTSYMDTAGLGDNCLAYEVILTDDDTSTPRCPHGPTLLFEKVGKLGERGRRFYACSACRDRKDCNFFQWEDEKVSEARLLAREVENNKRKPLFSQQEYCARFQQFISLPLDEKKFCQDCQLLLLTDETGTHAAHVCVPVTAARLRRPSKLLRPLDNKKSNAQYLFTEQTARFLLDTAVTLGFNKVLCVGTPRLHELIKLENLHGKAKPMKSLLLDIDFRYAQFYSQDEFCHYNMFNHHFFDSESASAELRAFLSESNGEKVVMVADPPFGGLVKPLANSFSRISQEWKSQQSSDGGDLDMPMMWIFPYFFEPRILDCIPSLIMLDYQVAYDNHSLYKHGKTGRKQSPVRLFTNITPAEIVLPEDEGYRFCAICARYVCSLNKHCKKCNVCPSKDGRQWKHCSVCERCVKPSWRHCQSCDRCALPDHPCDQSRGEDGCYNCASPGHKRKFCPLKASAGPHRRADASSRPSKEKKKKKKERACSKK, encoded by the exons ATGTATTATGTTATAGATATTCTATACAATAATTACCCGCTAACCTCATACATGGATACAGCTGGGCTAGGTGACAACTGTTTGGCATACGAGGTTATTCTCACGGATGACGACACATCAACGCCGCGGTGCCCACATG GACCGACTTTATTATTTGAGAAAGTTGGGAAACTAGGTGAGCGAGGAAGAAGGTTTTACGCGTGCTCGGCTTGCAGAGACAGGAAAGACTGCAACTTTTTCCAGTGGGAGGACGAAAAG GTGTCAGAGGCCCGATTGTTGGCCAGGGAGGTGGAGAACAATAAGAGGAAGCCCCTGTTCAGCCAGCAGGAGTACTGCGCAAG GTTCCAACAGTTTATCTCCCTCCCGCTTGACGAAAAGAAATTCTGCCAGGATTGccagctcctcctcctcaccgACGAGACAGGCACGCATGCCGCCCACGTTTGCGTCCCCGTGACCGCCGCCCGGTTGAGGCGGCCCAGCAAGCTACTGCGTCCCCTGGACAACAAGAAGAGCAACGCGCAGTATCTGTTCACCGAGCAGACCGCCCGCTTCCTGCTGGACACCGCGGTTACCCTCGGCTTCAACAAGGTGCTGTGCGTGGGCACACCCAG ACTTCACGAGTTGATTAAGTTGGAAAACTTGCACGGAAAGGCGAAGCCAATGAAGAGCCTCCTGCTGGACATCGATTTCAG ATACGCCCAATTCTACAGCCAAGATGAGTTCTGCCACTATAACATGTTTAATCATCACTTCTTTGACAGCGAG TCTGCGAGCGCAGAGCTCCGGGCCTTTCTCAGCGAATCGAATGGGGAGAAGGTGGTCATGGTGGCGGACCCTCCGTTCGGGGGCCTGGTGAAACCCCTCGCCAACAGCTTCTCTCGTATCTCACAGGAATGGAAGAGTCAGCAAAGTTCTG ACGGCGGTGATCTCGACATGCCCATGATGTGGATCTTCCCGTATTTCTTCGAACCTCGCATCCTCGACTGCATCCCTTCCCTAATTATGCTGGACTACCAG GTGGCCTACGACAACCATTCCCTGTACAAGCACGGCAAGACGGGAAGGAAGCAGTCCCCAGTCCGACTGTTCACCAACATCACACCCGCTGAAATTGTCCTCCCCGAGGACGAGGGTTACAG ATTTTGTGCCATTTGCGCGAGATACGTGTGCTCCCTCAACAAGCACTGTAAAAAATGCAACGTCTGCCCATCGAAG GATGGACGCCAGTGGAAACACTGCTCTGTGTGTGAGCGATGTGTGAAACCAT CGTGGCGCCACTGTCAATCATGTGACCGCTGCGCCCTCCCGGACCACCCGTGTGACCAAAGTCGAGGCGAGGACGGTTGCTACAACTGCGCCAGCCCGGGACACAAACGCAAATTTTGTCCTTTAAAAGCATCAGCAG GTCCACATCGAAGAGCGGACGCGTCATCCAgaccaagcaaagaaaagaagaaaaaaaaaaaagaacgcgcATGTAGTAAGAAATAA